From Chloroflexota bacterium:
GCTGCCAGCGGTTTGGATTGAACCAGCATGAAGGCACACCCAGGTGGCGGAAAAAGCGGGGGAAGCGGTGGGCAATCGTCTGACCTTTCCAACGCTTTTACTTTAGCAGAAGATGAGAAGAAAAGCAAGGGGGTTTTTCCAGAAAGAGAAAATCTGCTTTTCCAAAAGGCCCGATTACCGCGCCCTCTTCCACACGCACCCGCGGTAAAATGGAGCCGTTGCGCCGCATCCGCTCTTTCAAGGAGGTTGCCATGCACGTTCTGCGCATCAACACCCGCACCCAGGAAGCCCGCACTGAGCCCGTGCCGCCCTCGTGGGAACGCCTCGGCGGGCGCGGCCTGATTGCCCGCATTTTGCTCGATGAAGTGCCCCCCCACGCAGAACCCCTCGGGCCCAAAAACGTGCTTATCTGGGCACCGGGGCTGCTGGTGGGGCACATGCTTTCTTCCTGCGACCGCATCTCCATCGGCGGCAAAAGCCCCCTCACTGGCGGCGTGAAGGAAGCCAACGCGGGCGGCTCCACCGGCCTGGCAGTGGCGCGCCTCGGCATCAAGGCGCTGCTGCTGGAAGACCGCCCCGATGACGACCGCTGGTGGGTGATCGTCATTGACGGCGACGGCGTGCGCTTCGAGCCAGCCGACGACCTCGTGGGCCTGGGTGTGTATGCCAGTGCAGAGAAACTTCAAGCCCGCTACGGCAAACAAGCCGCAATTTCCCTTATTGGCCCCGCGGGTGAAATGCTGATGCGTGCCGCGGGCATCCAGAACCTCGACCGCGACGGCATGCCCACCCGCATCAGCGCGCGCGGTGGCCTCGGCGCAGTGATGGGCTCCAAGCACATCAAAGCCATCGTGTTCGACCCGCCCAAGGGCGCCAAACCGCCGCTTGCCGACCCCAAAGCCTTCCGTGAAGCGCAGAAAATCTACAACAAGGCCCTGATGGAACACCCCCAAACCAAGGTCTATCACGACTACGGCACCGCGGCCATGGCTTCCATGACCAGCCACTTCGGCAGCCTGCCCACGCGCGGCTTTTCGGAAGGCTACTTCGAAGGGTGGGAAAAAATCAGCGGCGAGCACCTGCGCGAAGTCCTCATCAAGCGCGGCAAACCCAGCCTGCCCAACCATGCCTGCATGAGCGGCTGCGTGATCCAGTGCTCCAACGTCTATGCCGACGAAGAGGGCAACATCATCACCTCGCCGCTGGAATACGAAACTATCGGTCTGATGGGCTCCAACCTGGGCATTGACGATTTAGACGTCATCGCCCAACTCAACCACGAAGCCAACGACCTGGGGCTGGATACCATCGACACCGGTGCGGCGTTAGGCGTGGCCGGGCGCGCCGGCATTTTGAAATGGGGTGACGGCCAAAAAGCCCTCGAACTGATGGGAGAAATCCGCAAGGGCACGGCCTTGGGGCGGGTGCTGGGCAACGGCGCGGCGCTGGCAGGCAAAGTGCTGGGGGTAGAACAGGTACCGGTGGTCAAAGGCCAGGCCATGCCCGCCTACGAACCGCGCGTCATCAAAGGCACCGGC
This genomic window contains:
- a CDS encoding aldehyde ferredoxin oxidoreductase: MHVLRINTRTQEARTEPVPPSWERLGGRGLIARILLDEVPPHAEPLGPKNVLIWAPGLLVGHMLSSCDRISIGGKSPLTGGVKEANAGGSTGLAVARLGIKALLLEDRPDDDRWWVIVIDGDGVRFEPADDLVGLGVYASAEKLQARYGKQAAISLIGPAGEMLMRAAGIQNLDRDGMPTRISARGGLGAVMGSKHIKAIVFDPPKGAKPPLADPKAFREAQKIYNKALMEHPQTKVYHDYGTAAMASMTSHFGSLPTRGFSEGYFEGWEKISGEHLREVLIKRGKPSLPNHACMSGCVIQCSNVYADEEGNIITSPLEYETIGLMGSNLGIDDLDVIAQLNHEANDLGLDTIDTGAALGVAGRAGILKWGDGQKALELMGEIRKGTALGRVLGNGAALAGKVLGVEQVPVVKGQAMPAYEPRVIKGTGVTYATCPQGADHTAGLTIRAKVDHLNPEGQAKLSRGVQISMAGYDTLGVCIFAGFGFAAAPKDTIARLLRARYGWEDVGEDILAELGKETITLEREFNRRAGFTAADDRLPEWMTREPVPPTGAVFDVPEEDLDTIFDW